In the Flavisolibacter tropicus genome, one interval contains:
- a CDS encoding 7-carboxy-7-deazaguanine synthase QueE, with amino-acid sequence MNQHQESKYRVKAIWKTLQGEGLFAGRPAVFVRLVGCNMWSGYEQTRQRDAERNGGSCPLWCDTDFTKEGSQDYTAEALAAAMQKVGGDVRFCVITGGEPLMQLDYTLVKALHKAGYFIAIETNGTLSLAERCWDPKAEKLEAPDWIVCSPKLAVPQLQLEFFDELKLVVPDYKPEDFDAFVGLQRINKIHNHTLPLLWLQPEDGARLQEARKMAIETALAHPQWRVSVQTHKILNVE; translated from the coding sequence GTGAATCAACATCAAGAAAGTAAGTATCGTGTAAAAGCGATTTGGAAAACCCTGCAAGGGGAAGGATTGTTTGCCGGCCGTCCGGCTGTATTTGTGCGCCTGGTAGGCTGCAATATGTGGTCGGGCTATGAACAAACGCGTCAGCGGGATGCTGAACGCAATGGAGGCAGTTGCCCGCTTTGGTGCGATACTGATTTTACCAAAGAAGGTAGCCAGGATTATACGGCAGAAGCATTAGCGGCTGCCATGCAAAAGGTAGGTGGTGATGTGCGCTTTTGTGTAATTACTGGTGGGGAACCTCTAATGCAATTGGATTATACCTTAGTAAAGGCTTTGCACAAAGCTGGTTACTTTATAGCTATTGAAACTAATGGGACTTTATCTCTAGCTGAGCGCTGCTGGGATCCGAAAGCTGAAAAGCTAGAGGCGCCTGATTGGATTGTGTGCAGCCCCAAGTTAGCTGTGCCACAATTACAACTGGAGTTCTTTGATGAACTGAAGCTAGTGGTGCCCGATTATAAACCGGAAGATTTTGATGCTTTTGTAGGACTTCAACGTATTAATAAAATACATAACCACACATTGCCGCTCTTGTGGTTGCAGCCAGAAGATGGCGCGCGTTTGCAAGAGGCTCGAAAGATGGCGATAGAAACGGCTTTGGCGCATCCGCAGTGGCGAGTGTCGGTACAGACGCATAAGATATTGAATGTGGAATAG
- a CDS encoding DUF983 domain-containing protein, producing MYTNCVQCGQPTEIEVGFYYGTSYVSYVFGVALSVTTFLLWWLIIGVSFTDNRFLYWIAFNTLLLVGLQPWLMRFSRSLWISWFVSYDPHWRENPPEDLGRTNDAQMNNW from the coding sequence ATGTACACTAACTGCGTACAGTGCGGACAACCAACTGAAATAGAAGTGGGCTTTTATTATGGCACCAGTTACGTAAGCTATGTTTTTGGTGTAGCACTTAGCGTTACCACGTTTCTTTTATGGTGGCTAATCATTGGGGTTTCGTTTACGGATAACCGCTTTCTGTATTGGATAGCTTTCAACACGCTGCTACTTGTGGGCCTTCAGCCTTGGCTGATGCGCTTTTCCCGCAGTTTATGGATCTCCTGGTTTGTTTCCTATGATCCCCATTGGAGGGAAAATCCGCCAGAAGATTTAGGCCGCACCAATGACGCCCAAATGAACAATTGGTGA
- a CDS encoding UDP-N-acetylmuramoyl-tripeptide--D-alanyl-D-alanine ligase, protein MNIESLYSIYKQYPSIQTDTRKLKTRDLYFGLKGPNFNGNAFAQQALDAGAAYAIIDEADYLINDRTILVDDVLDTLQQLAKHHRQQLNIPFIAITGSNGKTTTKELIHAVLSSSFATYTTEGNLNNHIGVPLTILKIKEDAQMAVIEMGANHQQEIASYCRIALPTHGLITNCGKAHLEGFGGEEGVRKGKGELFDYLRANNGMAFIMSDYPYLQEMSQGIPTIYKYGTKEGDVIGNTLASDPFLEVGFTKGLGGTITTQLVGSYNLPNVLAAVALGKFFSVTDDKIKASIEAYTPTNSRSQLVKKGTNQIIVDAYNANPSSMKLAIENFAKAKEDNKILVLGAMAELGADSLQEHQQIVAEIEKYPWKQVILVGGDFLKIKHNFLSFTSAEEAGQWLQNQHINHSYLLVKGSRSTGMEKALAYL, encoded by the coding sequence GCCTTTGCGCAGCAGGCACTGGATGCCGGAGCGGCATATGCCATCATTGATGAAGCAGACTACCTAATCAATGATAGAACCATTCTGGTTGATGATGTACTGGACACGTTGCAGCAATTAGCTAAACACCATCGGCAGCAACTGAATATTCCATTTATTGCAATTACAGGCTCAAATGGAAAAACCACCACCAAGGAATTGATCCACGCAGTACTGTCTTCTTCATTTGCAACCTATACCACGGAAGGCAATCTGAATAATCATATAGGTGTACCCTTAACGATCTTAAAGATCAAAGAGGACGCACAAATGGCGGTTATTGAAATGGGCGCCAACCACCAACAGGAAATTGCTTCTTATTGCCGGATAGCGCTACCCACTCATGGCCTGATCACCAACTGCGGCAAGGCACACCTGGAAGGCTTTGGTGGAGAGGAAGGCGTACGTAAAGGCAAAGGCGAATTGTTTGACTACCTAAGAGCCAACAATGGAATGGCATTTATCATGTCGGACTACCCCTACCTGCAAGAGATGAGCCAGGGTATTCCAACTATTTACAAATACGGCACAAAGGAAGGCGATGTTATAGGCAACACATTAGCCTCTGATCCCTTCTTAGAAGTAGGATTTACAAAAGGACTGGGAGGCACAATAACCACCCAATTAGTAGGCAGTTATAACCTGCCCAACGTTCTGGCAGCTGTAGCCTTAGGAAAATTCTTTTCAGTAACCGATGATAAGATCAAAGCGTCTATTGAGGCCTATACACCTACCAATAGCCGTTCACAGTTGGTAAAAAAAGGCACTAATCAAATTATAGTAGATGCTTACAACGCCAATCCTAGCAGCATGAAGCTAGCCATAGAAAACTTTGCCAAGGCCAAAGAAGACAACAAGATATTGGTCTTAGGCGCCATGGCCGAGCTAGGCGCTGATAGCCTTCAAGAGCACCAGCAGATTGTAGCCGAAATAGAGAAATATCCCTGGAAGCAAGTGATCTTAGTAGGTGGCGACTTTCTAAAAATAAAACATAATTTCTTGAGCTTTACATCCGCTGAAGAAGCAGGCCAGTGGCTGCAAAACCAACACATCAACCATTCCTACTTGTTGGTAAAGGGTTCGCGGAGCACTGGCATGGAAAAAGCACTTGCTTACTTGTAA
- the queC gene encoding 7-cyano-7-deazaguanine synthase QueC, producing MTESPLSALVLFSGGQDSTTCLFWAKQQFEKVVALGFRYGQKHDVELKQASLIAEKANVPFHVIDITGMLKGSALTEHNKDVSAQHELNPELPASFVPGRNAVFLTIATSYAYTHGITDIVGGMCQADYSGYPDCRRVFVDSLQTSMTLALDNDVRIHTPLMYKSKAEAWKLAYELGVLEIVRDLSHTDYNGDRTTYNEWGYGRLDNPASILRAKGYEEAKQKGWLG from the coding sequence ATGACCGAATCACCTCTTTCCGCCTTGGTCCTCTTCTCTGGAGGACAAGACTCCACAACCTGTTTATTCTGGGCCAAACAGCAATTTGAAAAGGTGGTGGCGTTGGGGTTTCGTTACGGTCAGAAGCATGATGTGGAGCTTAAACAAGCGTCCCTTATTGCTGAGAAAGCAAACGTACCTTTCCATGTCATTGATATTACGGGTATGTTAAAAGGTTCGGCACTCACTGAGCATAATAAGGATGTCTCTGCCCAACACGAGCTCAATCCGGAACTGCCAGCGTCTTTTGTACCGGGCCGTAATGCTGTGTTTTTAACCATAGCCACTTCATATGCCTATACCCACGGGATCACTGATATTGTGGGAGGGATGTGTCAGGCGGACTATTCGGGTTACCCCGACTGTCGCCGGGTATTTGTGGACTCCCTGCAAACCTCTATGACGCTGGCGTTGGATAACGACGTTCGCATTCATACGCCGTTGATGTACAAAAGCAAGGCGGAAGCCTGGAAACTGGCCTATGAACTAGGCGTGTTGGAGATAGTACGCGACCTGTCGCATACCGATTATAATGGCGACCGCACAACCTATAATGAGTGGGGGTATGGTAGGCTAGACAACCCTGCATCCATACTGCGGGCTAAAGGTTATGAAGAAGCCAAACAAAAAGGCTGGTTAGGATAA